A single region of the Vigna radiata var. radiata cultivar VC1973A unplaced genomic scaffold, Vradiata_ver6 scaffold_235, whole genome shotgun sequence genome encodes:
- the LOC106753159 gene encoding loricrin-like, translated as MSEAFNSVILHARVGQDCESLSGVGDSGGGCGGDCSGDYDDEGGGCCCGGGDSGVGAGGGACVSGGIDGGDNNGYGGSGGSDGGGGGVDGNGGGSGGGIASDDSGGGGDGCGVAGSCSRGGGRCGGAARVSGCEGGGDCSGGGGFCSGSDGGCGGG; from the exons ATGTCAGAAGCGTTTAACAGTGTAATATTACATGCAAGAG TTGGTCAGGACTGTGAATCTTTAAG TGGTGTTGGTGatagtggtggtggttgtggtggtgatTGCAGCGGCGACTATGACGACGaaggtggtggttgttgttgtggtggtggtgatagTGGTGTTGGTGCTGGTGGTGGTGCTTGTGTTAGTGGTGGTATTGACGGCGGCGACAACAATGGTtatggtggtagtggtggtagtgatggtggtggtggtggtgttgacGGCaatggtggtggtagtggtggtggcaTCGCCAGCGATgacagtggtggtggtggtgatggttgtGGTGTCGCCGGCAGTTGCAGTAGGGGAGGCGGTCGTTGTGGTGGTGCTGCTCGTGTTAGTGGTTGCGAGGGTGGCGGCGACtgcagtggtggtggtggtttttGTAGCGGTAGTGATGGTGGTTGTGGAGGTGGTTGA